The Megachile rotundata isolate GNS110a chromosome 3, iyMegRotu1, whole genome shotgun sequence genome includes a window with the following:
- the LOC143264124 gene encoding uncharacterized protein LOC143264124 isoform X2, with protein MRTVDAFAKFVWLYATRSTSAVEAIDRLKKQATIFGNPRKIISDCGTAFTSVEFQEYCREENIESGLITTDMRIKDNPEVREIINDEWNKMFQEKRDEFRQHAKSNILKLQQENRRNFNRHRKKAHQYQEGDLVAIKRTQSGPGLKFAHKYLGPYRIIRALRNDRYVIEKIGEHEGPKQTSTAAENMKSWIEGIYCPIMKIYLISEDRYRCRMAECGVCVCVYYVIV; from the exons ATGCGAACAG tCGATGCGTTTGCAAAGTTTGTGTGGCTTTACGCTACAAGATCTACTAGTGCTGTTGAAGCTATCGACCGGTTAAAGAAACAGGCTACAATTTTTGGTAACCCTCGAAAAATTATTTCGGATTGTGGGACTGCTTTTACATCTGTGGAGTTCCAGGAATATTGTCGAGAAGAAAATATTGAGTCCGGTCTAATTACTACAG ATATGAGAATAAAGGATAATCCTGAGGTTCGAGAAATTATAAACGATGAATGGAACAAAATGTTTCAAGAAAAGCGAGACGAGTTCAGACAGCACGCGAAGAGCAATATTTTGAAGTTACAGCAAGAAAATAGGCGAAATTTTAATCGGCATCGTAAAAAAGCTCATCAATATCAAGAAGGAGACTTGGTCGCTATCAAAAGAACGCAATCGGGACCAGGTTTAAAATTTGCGCATAAATATTTAGGACCATATCGAATTATTCGTGCATTACGCAATGATCGGTATGTAATTGAAAAAATAGGTGAACACGAAGGACCCAAACAAACATCGACTGCTGCAGAAAATATGAAATCTTGGATTGAGGGGATTTATTGTccaataatgaaaatatatctGATATCTGAGGACAGATATCGCTGCAGGATGGCCGAGTGtggtgtgtgtgtatgtgtgtactatgtaattgtatga
- the LOC143264124 gene encoding uncharacterized protein LOC143264124 isoform X1: MQSQIIRQLHENGHFSSGKTEILVRKDYWFKGLKTKVEKVVRNCIVCILAQRKSGKRDGLLYPIEKGDVPLDVYHVDHLGPLPSTRKNDKYLFVIVDAFAKFVWLYATRSTSAVEAIDRLKKQATIFGNPRKIISDCGTAFTSVEFQEYCREENIESGLITTDMRIKDNPEVREIINDEWNKMFQEKRDEFRQHAKSNILKLQQENRRNFNRHRKKAHQYQEGDLVAIKRTQSGPGLKFAHKYLGPYRIIRALRNDRYVIEKIGEHEGPKQTSTAAENMKSWIEGIYCPIMKIYLISEDRYRCRMAECGVCVCVYYVIV, from the exons ATGCAGAGTCAAATAATAAGACAGTTGCATGAGAATGGACATTTTTCAAGTGGTAAAACTGAAATTCTTGTTAGAAAAGACTATTGGTTTAAGGGTTTGAAAACTAAAGTAGAAAAAGTGGTCCGGAATTGTATTGTATGTATATTAGCTCAGCGAAAGTCAGGAAAACGCGACGGATTATTGTATCCCATTGAAAAGGGAGATGTGCCGTTGGATGTTTACCATGTAGATCATTTGGGACCTCTTCCTTCAACGcggaaaaatgataaatatttatttgttatagtCGATGCGTTTGCAAAGTTTGTGTGGCTTTACGCTACAAGATCTACTAGTGCTGTTGAAGCTATCGACCGGTTAAAGAAACAGGCTACAATTTTTGGTAACCCTCGAAAAATTATTTCGGATTGTGGGACTGCTTTTACATCTGTGGAGTTCCAGGAATATTGTCGAGAAGAAAATATTGAGTCCGGTCTAATTACTACAG ATATGAGAATAAAGGATAATCCTGAGGTTCGAGAAATTATAAACGATGAATGGAACAAAATGTTTCAAGAAAAGCGAGACGAGTTCAGACAGCACGCGAAGAGCAATATTTTGAAGTTACAGCAAGAAAATAGGCGAAATTTTAATCGGCATCGTAAAAAAGCTCATCAATATCAAGAAGGAGACTTGGTCGCTATCAAAAGAACGCAATCGGGACCAGGTTTAAAATTTGCGCATAAATATTTAGGACCATATCGAATTATTCGTGCATTACGCAATGATCGGTATGTAATTGAAAAAATAGGTGAACACGAAGGACCCAAACAAACATCGACTGCTGCAGAAAATATGAAATCTTGGATTGAGGGGATTTATTGTccaataatgaaaatatatctGATATCTGAGGACAGATATCGCTGCAGGATGGCCGAGTGtggtgtgtgtgtatgtgtgtactatgtaattgtatga